Proteins from a single region of Bombus huntii isolate Logan2020A chromosome 2, iyBomHunt1.1, whole genome shotgun sequence:
- the LOC126878251 gene encoding mucin-3A-like: MCEQTEINYLDGDVVWVKLGGCWWPGQVTGFHNLPEDIQHGFQKKPLIAAVKFFQEDTYEFVKNYQQIYKYNCTLKDEFIRKGLDKYRSRCKDGSRYMDKFPGDVEMAEKLTGGDPDILSHDKFSPEEKPNISALFGDKKIPKKKREREEGHRKSDNSEVVRKITHPRFLKESDHEVRIRQQPSSLPSTPNNSGSPQYPCHLCNFTSSRVNVIICHIKSHRSGNSPMSKSKVKTYSQYTSRYSDVDTPKRKYTKKEKGQSNKNKSSSESGKRKQIKQNEKVAKKKKTSDPKIRDTILADWEDESDEELSLNQSNPTDIASMNDSSPKNQFDFDKSEELNEKNNTLPDASEIIAETEKLLKETETLTTINITEDSLSDSTNTSKNLKSNLFDKQSSELEKDARISDVESNESTNKSQMEKETFNIDSENKPTASNKDKKLLLSCFDFHEEEPSIPPVRKKSRAFHQKKEIIKEFEMSQALKTEQEKEIEHSKPEDEDNNTSSNECERLNTQSSLSEQSLEKNKNNDKVIINDKETNNKLEHTKEKIKSEKESEKTQKSNVNTCETELEIVEIFEVERIEAENENTTNASKNVETQNCPTTNVTSNINKKLTENKNLDVQNIPIDDEQTDIKDATIKGNAKNVKQEPLKQVEETSSERFTVETEDEAMSESAETFPEQSENSDADMLDQDQVPNSNSTKILSNDDQLNITPQARKSSSKLRKSEPMRANTSESASGSESPKIRDNKSNSKIFEKFEIERTSESDSERSYGRRKRKPNKKYLESDIYVQDADQMICKTDESQSESEEKSSEKIKIKSKRNRKFIENIKKTSKDIDLKEEKEIEISCNTIHTTENNVNSSNIELKDELFENTSKNQMFIELDTKLADNQISIEIPKKLQVSTEEKVLLKESDTSVLEDTKSVVTEDNTAKLESTILEYEKTKDNDTESVLTSNNLSQEDLKDLESPTSLQLELSSEKEASSYQQLDTSKTVDMLPPKKSQIKKFELSQIDISGTDETQKIMIDPKLNSGQEQMKNLTTETIETSTDTEAINSLKQEKDAPEKLEIDTNNVEITKDANQIEEENKIQGGNTTIPINQKIQHVEMETLEKEEQKTKPENLEQLPTDSISTLSEQQAQNRTSMQTRYKGKFTPDTCTKLKKDKELFPEEKSTNTFQEAFLKTLHIDKKKGIVNDSDTTGKGKKGKKLVKKKPEEEIDRNISSETTQNMTTEDPIIPENYPNLSQDNNSQVTVMSNFEGIEVVVDQNLEIDAKVDDTIFQNVDQLTSTNEFNIMPKSLIQSPTEDSTKSINIDVQKLDESSRSLTSTPSPSSDVNVPVKKREMPRIIENVTLTEPMQILKSKLLDKLPQKGIKHKLETDGTKRCDQKGGPKTKIMKIESASSNTKLKTGSKVTSPHLSLTKKLQVLKAEEAETAALLEAQNEQLNVKTSKTPTTTTTTEKYIQQSSQSLADMELDINSMPFVLSEDVLTPESIEQMPVVISSIIPASSTIPTLSFTPTTQIVSPTQSQFKLNETTNEMSPSKKKSGTPAILKNKTKAKPTITSIKTLVPPLTGGVKGIKFQNTPTTNKVPPLLTQKSTSGKYVVVQTSGGQQLRYGVQGKTGVQQKIAIPGKSTGNAQVVHQGSKVVILTSAQSGQTKMLPLNISKTLSGKVQRIMTNKGQVYCPISPQGIINSKTLIAPKGDGVSATTSKLPAGHKIINTQGIIASKGLLTPISGTIGKTALLGTLSQGIFTKGGIYTPISASTLGGKTIIGSKALVTKGTTILSSQNLGTSKAILTPISQAISGKTILSTQGIVSSKATVLTPITGQQVKAIAAKSPSKGNKVQYQSTQQKVQLPMLQKSQKVPMSATSQVRSGQMKTGGSSTVVLQNTIPTQKTVQQGKKVIKQTVVQQGSTFQNIVSQSSQQTIGISPQIQQKGKSVSTSTVQKVIIPRSNRPQKTQQKIVVQKVQEPAITTVQNIQSKQTVSVPLTTVPNVSKTTIQQKQAASTTATTRISTKGQSVNKTTTQQQKNLLNIAMNSVTTTNVNTNVSTSLSLPPLESTESERKSKIDNVLIEPFQKDQPKLENFNVEKGNEIEKIEEPKITTQPQIMALPTESTDGTQTYVLVTIDEQGQIQPLDNNTLMSLEGTTQNPDGTRTLYIDPSSLGEAGTLDNIVLQFDNAVLPNIQTSATETTQTIISESLPTSEVIHTSNQDILAAALANTDFQQEINLTENPAGNVMTTGLTQTSLINQTILQSTIVPPTEPISSPCVLETSLTLNQPIMTPLEVPSNLPIQSESTPTSAVTTIPSSLELPITITSPNISYISTGEAQIQIPGNSMPDIGEIMENPSTAEIARAEIPASTQYLVLPNLEDNIAVGTSSEQSNTISMPSVSYSVSIPNNIVLQTSQVQTTPSMPIIDDTYAENVQFASTIEPSMAPEQTFVDVPVSEMLVSKPVVSKKNIKSQDTAVTSEMVVTHNVSTSSQESIVSTNESPLLNEEQDTTIPLQEVYSSQEISIKSEEMLLEQTVTKEENNSNVGISSQSEEVSNNDNIVHVQIMEQPDDAMTNSMSLMDDNTLVTSESNAKISSEEHANFEVSNSNEIDTNRSQETQNIKKFKELSFNEQSANEVHSPICEKQAATSNEVEVAQEGAQILPAESLNRLDEHSMDIDEVIESKIYAANTMKESEDSQRDEPSSQGESDLIQRNLELHFGETNAEASHEIPSQSYEQFGIAMTTDSTDLPSQSATKSENSKEPSQSITYEPMETDEEAVVTEPPTQSFEHSKINEASQSYEASAEASTNAPTQSFNELMQSQEERSTIDDAIDDQTFPTQSYEVGKAENIPENLETDAEISQEGNMPSQSNDIGTDGIGTSSVSTNNSGLNEDETASSSYVPETPENQERDPDQESAISTSSCEIPPCAELNIASSSAEHTSIHDNGVPEIPTSSYNLNPDITSTHVDSVPTSSYEEQNVSTSYEVPISMPGLEETSSQNFVTESTDHRNEPSSYYTHHQEVTASYYESVGQETNSRLVEDPQEEVTPSYYDSNPQEASQSYFNPEEATPSYSSHNVSPSYYDHRPESEASQSYYSADDIEKSEQSSSQNIEASQSFYQEQSDELKLTQQGEATPTYTERYPVDYTLENSPIDRHDLVESSVSATRPTER, translated from the coding sequence AAAGGAAAtatacaaagaaagaaaaaggtcaatcaaataagaataaaagcaGCAGTGAATctggaaaaagaaaacaaattaaacaaaatgaaaaagttgctaaaaagaaaaagacttCAGATCCTAAAATTCGCGATACTATATTAGCAGATTGGGAAGATGAATCAGATGAAGAACTTAGCTTGAATCAAAGCAATCCAACTGATATAGCATCTATGAATGATTCATCACCAAAAAATCAATTTGATTTTGACAAATCAGAAGAACTTAATGAAAAGAATAATACACTACCAGATGCTAGTGAAATTATTGCAGAAACTGAAAAATTACTTAAAGAAACTGAGACGCTTACAACAATTAACATAACAGAAGATTCTTTATCTGATAGTACTAATACTTCGAAAAATCTGAAATCAAATCTTTTTGATAAACAGTCGTCCgaattagaaaaagatgctaggaTATCTGATGTTGAGAGTAATGAATCTACTAATAAATCACAGatggaaaaagaaacttttaataTTGACAGCGAAAATAAACCTACTGCAtcaaataaagataaaaaattattattatcttgtTTTGATTTCCATGAAGAAGAACCATCCATACCCCCTGTAAGGAAAAAGTCTCGCGCATTTCatcagaaaaaagaaataataaaagaatttgaaatgaGTCAAGCTTTAAAAACagaacaagaaaaagaaattgaacaTAGTAAACCTGAAGATGAAGATAATAATACTAGTTCAAATGAATGTGAAAGATTAAATACACAGTCATCTTTAAGTGAGCAGagtttagaaaaaaataaaaacaatgaCAAGGttataattaatgataaaGAGACAAATAATAAACTTGAACATACaaaggaaaaaattaaatctgAGAAAGAATCAGAAAAAACACAGAAATCTAATGTTAATACTTGTGAAACAGAATTAGAAATCGTGGAAATATTTGAAGTTGAAAGGATTGAAGCTGAGAATGAAAATACTACAAATGCTTCAAAAAATGTTGAAACACAAAATTGTCCTACAACAAATGTAACGtcaaatattaataagaaattaacagaaaacaaaaatttagaTGTACAAAATATCCCCATTGATGATGAACAAACAGATATTAAAGACGCAACTATTAAAGGAAATgcaaaaaatgtaaaacagGAACCTTTAAAGCAAGTTGAAGAAACTTCGTCTGAGCGTTTTACAGTAGAAACAGAAGATGAAGCTATGTCTGAATCTGCTGAAACATTTCCAGAACAAAGTGAAAATTCAGATGCAGATATGCTGGATCAAGATCAAGTGCCTAATTCaaattctacaaaaattttatcaaatgaCGATCAGTTAAATATTACTCCACAAGCTCGTAAGTCCAGTAGTAAATTAAGAAAATCAGAACCTATGCGTGCTAATACTAGTGAAAGTGCCAGTGGTAGTGAAAGCCCAAAAATAAGGGATAATAAGAGcaattcaaaaatatttgaaaaatttgaaatagaaAGAACATCAGAATCTGATAGCGAGCGTTCATATGgtcgaagaaaacgaaaaccaaataaaaaatatttagaatcTGATATATATGTACAAGATGCAGATCAAATGATATGTAAGACTGATGAAAGTCAATCTGAAAGTGAGGAAAAATCttctgaaaaaataaaaattaaatcaaagagaaataggaaatttatagaaaatattaagaaaacAAGCAAGGACATTGATCttaaagaggaaaaagaaatagaaatctCCTGTAATACCATACATACAACAGAAAATAATGTTAATTCTTCAAATATAGAATTAAAAGATGAATTATTTGAGAATACATCTAAAAACCAAATGTTTATAGAATTAGATACAAAACTTGCAGACAATCAAATTTCTATTGAAATTCCTAAGAAGTTACAAGTATCAACTGAGGAAAAAGTTCTACTAAAAGAATCTGATACATCTGTCCTTGAAGATACAAAATCTGTAGTCACAGAAGATAATACTGCTAAATTAGAAAGTACAATTCTCGAATATGAGAAAACAAAAGACAATGATACTGAAAGTGTATTAACTTCAAATAATCTTTCACAAGAAGATTTAAAAGATCTAGAATCTCCTACTTCTCTTCAACTAGAACTTTCATCAGAGAAAGAAGCATCTTCTTATCAACAATTAGATACTTCAAAAACTGTTGACATGCTTCCTCCCAAAAAATCTCAAATAAAAAAGTTTGAATTATCACAAATTGATATTTCTGGTACTGATGAAACTCAAAAAATCATGATAGATCCTAAATTAAATAGTGGACAAgaacaaatgaaaaatttaactacTGAAACAATTGAAACTAGTACAGATACAGAGGCAATTAATTCTTTAAAGCAGGAGAAAGATGCTCCAGAAAAACTTGAGATAGACACAAATAATGTAGAAATTACAAAAGATGCAAATCAAATagaggaagaaaataaaattcaaggTGGAAACACAACTATACCAATAAATCAAAAAATTCAGCATGTGGAAATGGAAACattggaaaaagaagaacaaaaaaCTAAACCAGAGAATTTAGAACAATTGCCTACAGACTCAATAAGTACATTAAGTGAGCAGCAAGCTCAAAATAGAACATCTATGCAAACAAGATATAAAGGAAAATTTACACCAGATACATGCAcaaaattaaagaaagataaagaGTTATTTCCTGAAGAAAAATCAACAAATACGTTCCAAGAAGCTTTCTTAAAAACTTTGCATATTGACAAGAAAAAGGGTATAGTTAATGATTCTGATACAACTggtaaaggaaaaaaaggcAAGAAATTAGTGAAGAAAAAGCCTGAAGAAGAAATAGATAGAAATATATCTTCTGAGACAACTCAAAATATGACAACTGAAGATCCTATTATTCCAGAAAATTATCCTAATCTTTCTCAAGATAACAATTCTCAAGTCACAGTTATGAGCAATTTTGAAGGTATAGAAGTAGTAGTTGATCAAAATCTTGAAATTGATGCTAAAGTGGATGATactatttttcaaaatgttgacCAACTTACATCAACAAACGAATTTAATATCATGCCTAAATCATTGATACAATCACCTACTGAAGACAGTACTAAATCTATCAATATAGATGTGCAAAAGTTAGATGAATCTTCAAGATCATTAACTTCTACACCTTCCCCATCATCAGACGTTAATGTACCAGTAAAAAAACGTGAAATGCCACgaataattgaaaatgtaaCATTGACCGAACCTATGCAAATTTTAAAGTCAAAATTATTAGACAAATTACCACAGAAAGGGATAAAACATAAATTAGAAACCGATGGTACAAAAAGATGTGACCAAAAGGGTGGTCCAAAaacgaaaataatgaaaattgaatctGCATCTTCAAATACCAAATTGAAAACTGGTTCAAAGGTTACATCTCCACATTTGTCTTTGACTAAAAAGTTACAAGTTTTAAAAGCTGAAGAAGCAGAAACAGCTGCTTTGTTAGAGGCACAAAATGAACAGTTAAATGTAAAAACTTCGAAAACTCCAACTACAACTACTACaactgaaaaatatattcaacAAAGTTCACAAAGCTTGGCAGATATGGAACTAGATATAAATTCAATGCCATTTGTTTTAAGTGAAGATGTTTTAACTCCAGAAAGCATTGAACAAATGCCTGTTGTTATATCTTCTATTATACCTGCATCTAGCACAATTCCAACACTATCTTTTACACCAACTACGCAAATAGTATCTCCCACTCAAAGTCAGTTCAAATTGAATGAAACTACAAATGAAATGTCACCTTCAAAGAAAAAGAGCGGTACTCCagcaattttgaaaaacaaaaCTAAAGCAAAACCTACAattacaagtataaaaacgctAGTGCCACCACTTACAGGTGGTGTGAAaggtataaaatttcaaaatacacCAACAACAAACAAAGTGCCACCTCTTTTAACACAGAAGAGTACATCAGGAAAATATGTAGTAGTACAAACATCTGGAGGTCAACAATTGCGATATGGTGTTCAAGGAAAAACTGGTGTGCAACAAAAAATTGCTATACCTGGTAAAAGTACTGGAAACGCCCAAGTTGTTCATCAAGGTAGTAAAGTAGTTATATTAACATCAGCACAATCAGGCCAAACTAAAATGCTacctttaaatatttctaaaacaTTAAGTGGCAAGGTTCAAAGAATTATGACAAATAAGGGTCAAGTGTATTGCCCTATCAGTCCTCAGGGTATTATAAATTCAAAAACACTCATTGCTCCGAAAGGAGATGGTGTTTCAGCAACAACATCTAAGCTTCCTGCTGgacataaaattattaacacacAAGGTATAATAGCTTCAAAAGGACTTCTAACTCCTATCTCAGGAACAATTGGAAAGACTGCTTTACTGGGGACATTATCTCAAGGAATTTTCACAAAAGGTGGAATTTATACGCCAATAAGTGCTTCTACTTTGGGTGGGAAAACTATCATTGGATCAAAAGCCCTGGTTACAAAAGGTACAACCATTTTATCTTCACAGAATTTAGGTACTTCTAAAGCTATTTTGACCCCCATATCTCAAGCTATTTCtggtaaaacaattttaagcACTCAAGGTATAGTAAGCAGTAAGGCAACAGTTTTGACACCAATAACAGGACAGCAAGTAAAAGCTATTGCAGCAAAAAGTCCATCCAAAGGAAATAAAGTACAATACCAATCAACGCAACAAAAAGTACAGCTTCCTATGTTACAAAAATCGCAAAAAGTTCCAATGTCTGCTACTTCACAAGTAAGATCTGGTCAAATGAAAACTGGTGGCAGCAGTACAGTAGTATTGCAAAATACCATTCCTACACAAAAGACTGTGCAACAAGgaaaaaaagtaattaaacAGACAGTTGTACAGCAAGGTTCTACttttcaaaatatagtatCTCAAAGTAGCCAACAGACAATAGGTATAAGTCCACAAATTCAACAGAAAGGAAAATCTGTATCTACATCAACTGTACAAAAAGTTATTATACCCCGAAGTAATCGACCTCAAAAAACACAACAAAAAATAGTTGTTCAAAAAGTACAAGAACCTGCAATTACGactgtacaaaatattcaaTCAAAACAAACGGTCTCAGTACCACTAACTACTGTACCAAATGTATCTAAAACAACAATTCAGCAAAAACAGGCAGCTAGTACTACTGCAACTACAAGAATTAGTACAAAAGGCCAATCAGTAAATAAGACTACTACACAACAGCAGAAGAATTTGTTGAACATTGCAATGAATTCAGTAACTACGACTAACGTGAATACAAATGTTTCTACGTCTTTGTCTCTTCCACCATTGGAATCTACTGAATCTGAGAGGAAATCGAAAATAGATAATGTGCTTATTGAACCATTTCAAAAGGACCAGCCTAAACtagaaaatttcaatgttGAGAAAGGtaatgaaatagaaaaaatagaagaacCGAAAATAACGACACAACCACAAATAATGGCTTTGCCAACAGAAAGTACTGATGGAACACAAACTTATGTTTTGGTAACTATTGATGAACAAGGACAAATACAACCTCTTGATAATAATACTCTTATGTCACTAGAAGGTACTACGCAAAATCCAGATGGCACAAGAACATTATATATAGATCCTAGTTCTTTAGGAGAAGCAGGCACATTAGATAACATTGTTCTTCAATTTGATAATGCTGTATTACCAAATATACAAACAAGTGCTACAGAAACTACTCAAACAATTATATCAGAAAGTCTTCCTACTTCAGAAGTAATACACACATCAAATCAAGATATTTTAGCCGCTGCTCTGGCAAATACAGATTTTCAACAAGAGATCAATTTAACAGAAAATCCGGCAGGAAACGTAATGACCACTGGTTTGACTCAAACAAGTTTAATTAATCAAACTATCTTGCAGTCAACTATTGTACCTCCTACAGAACCAATATCTTCTCCTTGTGTGCTTGAAACTTCATTGACTTTAAATCAACCCATAATGACGCCTTTAGAAGTGCCTAGTAATTTGCCAATACAATCAGAGTCAACTCCAACTTCTGCTGTGACAACCATCCCGTCTTCTCTCGAACTACCAATAACAATCACAAGCcctaatatttcatatatttcgaCGGGAGAAGCACAAATACAAATCCCTGGTAATTCTATGCCAGATATTGGAGAAATTATGGAAAATCCAAGTACAGCAGAGATCGCTCGAGCGGAAATCCCCGCAAGTACTCAATATTTAGTATTACCAAACTTAGAAGATAATATTGCTGTAGGAACTTCGAGTGAACAGAGTAATACTATTTCAATGCCTAGTGTTTCATATTCAGTTTCAATACCAAATAATATAGTTTTACAAACTTCACAAGTTCAAACTACTCCTTCAATGCCAATAATAGATGATACCTATGCTGAAAATGTGCAATTTGCTTCAACTATAGAACCATCAATGGCACCAGAACAGACTTTTGTAGATGTACCTGTTTCTGAAATGCTTGTTTCAAAACCAGTTGTTTCcaagaaaaacataaaatcGCAAGACACTGCTGTAACATCAGAAATGGTAGTAACTCATAATGTTTCTACATCTTCCCAAGAATCTATTGTATCAACAAATGAATCTCCTTTATTAAATGAAGAACAAGATACCACAATACCATTGCAAGAAGTATACTCTTCTCAAGAAATTTCTATTAAGTCAGAAGAGATGCTCTTGGAACAAACAGTTACTAAGGAAGAGAATAATTCAAATGTGGGAATTAGTAGCCAAAGTGAAGAAGTTagtaataatgataatatagTACATGTACAAATTATGGAGCAACCGGATGATGCAATGACAAATAGTATGTCATTAATGGATGATAATACTTTAGTTACTTCTGAATCCAATGCAAAAATTTCGTCTGAAGAACATGCGAATTTTGAAGTTTCAAATTCAAATGAAATAGATACAAATAGGTCACAAGAAACacagaatataaaaaaatttaaagaattaagTTTTAATGAACAATCTGCTAATGAAGTTCATTCTCCCATATGTGAAAAACAAGCAGCAACATCCAATGAAGTAGAAGTTGCTCAAGAAGGGGCACAAATCCTACCAGCAGAGTCACTGAACCGTTTAGATGAACATAGTATGGATATAGATGAGGTTATTGAATCTAAAATTTATGCTGCAAATACAATGAAAGAATCCGAAGATTCTCAAAGAGATGAACCATCATCTCAAGGTGAATCAGATTTGATTCAAAGAAATTTAGAATTACATTTTGGAGAAACAAATGCAGAGGCTAGTCATGAAATACCATCACAATCATATGAACAGTTTGGAATAGCAATGACTACTGATTCCACTGATTTACCTAGTCAATCTGCTACAAAGTCTGAAAATTCAAAAGAACCATCACAATCAATAACATATGAACCTATGGAAACAGATGAAGAAGCTGTTGTAACAGAACCACCAACACAATCATTTGAACATTCAAAGATAAATGAAGCTTCTCAATCATATGAAGCATCTGCAGAAGCAAGTACAAATGCGCCTACCCAAtcttttaacgaattaatgcAAAGTCAAGAAGAAAGATCAACTATTGATGATGCAATTGATGATCAGACGTTCCCAACACAGAGTTACGAAGTTGGTAAAGCAGAAAATATTCCAGAAAATTTAGAAACGGATGCTGAAATTAGTCAGGAAGGAAATATGCCATCTCAATCTAACGATATTGGTACAGATGGGATTGGCACATCCTCAGTTTCTACAAATAATTCTGGACTTAATGAAGATGAAACTGCAAGTTCGTCTTATGTTCCAGAAACGCCTGAGAATCAAGAAAGAGATCCAGATCAAGAAAGTGCAATAAGTACGTCATCTTGTGAAATTCCACCTTGTGCTGAGTTGAATATTGCATCATCTAGTGCAGAGCATACAAGTATCCATGACAATGGAGTACCTGAAATACCTACATCTTCATATAATTTGAATCCAGACATTACTTCAACTCATGTGGATTCTGTACCAACCTCTAGTTATGAAGAGCAAAATGTATCAACTTCTTATGAAGTTCCAATCTCAATGCCAGGTCTAGAGGAAACATCCTCTCAGAATTTTGTTACAGAAAGTACAGATCATAGAAACGAACCATCTAGTTATTATACTCATCACCAGGAGGTAACAGCAAGCTATTATGAATCTGTAGGGCAAGAAACAAATTCGAGATTAGTTGAAGATCCACAAGAGGAAGTTACTCCTAGCTATTATGACAGTAATCCACAAGAAGCAAGTCAAAGTTATTTTAATCCAGAGGAAGCCACACCAAGTTATTCCAGTCATAATGTCTCTCCCAGTTATTATGATCACAGACCAGAAAGTGAAGCAAGTCAGAGCTACTATTCTGCAGATGACATAGAAAAATCAGAGCAGTCTTCCTCACAAAATATTGAGGCATCACAAAGTTTCTATCAAGAACAATCtgatgaattaaaattaactcAACAAGGAGAAGCTACACCAACATATACAGAAAGATATCCAGTTGATTACACATTAGAGAATTCACCAATAGACAGGCACGATCTTGTAGAAAGTTCTGTATCAGCCACTAGGCCTACAGAGAGGTAA